The stretch of DNA ACACGAAAATCATCCTCGGCGATAGCAACACGAATCATAGACTCTCCCCTTCACTTACGAGTTTTTATTAATAGGAATGAAAACAGAGAAAATGGCTCCTCCGGTTTGCTGATTGTCCACCTCAATGGTTCCTCCCAAACTATCAAGAGCTTCCTTCACATTAGCTAATCCATAACCTCTATTATCTGATGCCTTTGATGAATATCCTTGTCTGAAAATCTTTGATATGTGATGTTCAGGTATGCCTTTTCCATTATCCGCTACCTCAAATACCACATCGTTGCCGACATCCCAAGTAAAAAAAGCAACTTGTCGATCCTCTTGGACCATGACAGCTTCGAAGGCATTATCAATTAAATTGCCCAGAATTGTAATGATCTTAGATATGTCAAAGTGCTCAGGCAAGACATCAAGCGAACTATGACGATCAATCGTGAAGTGAATTTTTTTCTCGGATGCTTGACTGATTTTTCCGAGCAAAATCGCCTGTACATTTGGATCATGAATTTGATTGAATATCACTTGACTTTGGTTTTCCTGGGAAGCCGCCTCCACTTGAATCATATCAATAGCCTCTTGGTAATGCCCCAATTGCAGCATACCGGACAGTACATAAAGTTTATTTTTGAACTCGTGGGTTTGTGCGCGTAAATCCTCGGAATACTTTTTAACTTCAGATAACGTATTAACCATGTCGCGTAATTCTGTCTTATCGCGAAAACTCGACACAGCACCAACAACACGTCCCTTTTCAATGATCGGAACCCTATTGGCAATGACCACTCGATCGTTAAGTATCATTTCTTGGTTACGATCCACAGTTCCATTCTCAAGAACGCTGTACAGCCGGGTATTCGGTATCACTTGCTTAATAGATTTACCTGATAAGTCGCCTTCCACGCCTATCGTGTCACAGGCTGATGCATTGATCATCGTAATCAGCCCTTTTTCGTCCACCGCAACAACGCCTTCCTTGACCGACTGAAGAATGGCCCCCCGCTCCCTGTATAAAGCAGCAATTTCATGGGGTTCAAGACCTAATGTATCCTTCCTTATGTTTTTGGTGAGAAAGACGCCGCCGACGATCCCGAATAATAATACTACCAAGGCAAATAAACCGATTGTTGTCATTTTAGTCCATATTTCTTGCTGAATGTCCTTTGTTAGAAAACCAACGGTCACAACGCCGACGAGTTTCTTGGCATCACCCACCTGTCTATAAATCGGAGATGTGCCTTTTAAAGAAGAGCCAAGGGGACTTGGTCCTGTAGAATTGTAGTTAGCCCCAAATACGATGGCTCTATTGTAACCGCCACTTTTTATGCTTTTACTCATTTCTTGTGTATCAGTAAATGAATAACGCACACCTTCTCGATTGCCAATAATGATGAAAGCTGCCCCTACCTCATCTTGAACATGATTGACAATGGGTTGAATGACGTCTGAGGGATGGTTGGTGCGTAAGGCTTGTTCAACGGCTGGGATCAACGAAACGGTCTTGGCTGTTTGCAAGGCGAGCTGAGCCTTTTGCTCCTTGATTTGCTTTGACTCCATATACGCAAATATCACCGTCAGCGAAATAATCATCATTAATATTAATGAAATAATAAGCCCCAATATCTTCGTTTGTAATGTAACCCTCAACAAGCGTTTGAGCAAGGTCGCCCTCCTTCCCCATCTATGTAAAAATCCTATATTCACTTTAACATTATAAACCTTCATATTTCCTAACGTTTTAAAAAAATAGGCATATACTATAACCACAATAGCTTTTAAGCAAGGAGGAGCGAACTTAATGGATCATATTCATGTGCAGGTGCAAACCCAAACTTATGTTGTACCTGAACGCAATATCAACGTTCAATATCCGCTTATCTATGGCCACGTTAATCCAGGGGTGCAGCAGACCATCAACCAAACGATTATGAACACACTCAATCGCTTAATCCATGATGACTTAACAAACCCCGATTTGGTAGAACTCGACGGTTGGTATGAAATCAAAACCAATGAGCGAGGCATATTAAGCTTAGCCATGTATGCTTATGCCTTTACTGGCGGAGCCCACGGCATGACGACCATTCAAACACTGACATTTGATGTCACATCAGGAAAGCAGTATCAATTGCAAGATTTATTTAATCCTAATAGTGATTATACGAAAGTACTAACTGACATCATTAACAAGCAAATTCAGCAACGAGACATTCAGATGATCGTCGATTCGGTCCCTGCCCCTGGGAATCAATCCTTTTATATCGCCGACAAATGCTTGGTCATTTATTATCAACTGTATGATTTAGCCCCTTATGTTTATGGCATTCCGTATTTCCCGATCTCCATCTATGAGATTCAAGACATCATCGATGAGAACGGTCCACTGGGGCAAATGATGGGATCGTTTTAAAAGAATGAAGAAGCGAAACATTGAGTTATGGTAGATAAAAAAAAGGCCCCACAAGTATCAATCCTACTTATGGGGCCCCTTGTTGCTAGCATTTATTTTTGTTCAATATTAAAGAAATGTTCAATGTCATCAAGCATTTCGTTCGCTGCAAGGACACCGCCGGCGGTGTTCCATGTAGCATCACTGACTTTATGAGCGTCACCTTCTTGGACAACCTCTAGATTCTTCCACAATTTGCTGTTCGTCCATTCATCCTCAACTTGATTGGCCTTACCATCACCGGTTTCATAAGTAAAGTAGAAGAGCTTATCACCATTCATTTTTGGAATCAGCTCTTTGGTCACATGCCTTTGTGCAAGGTCATCTTTCCTTTGATTCTCCGGACGCTTAAATCCGATTTGATCTAAAATCACGCCGGCAAATGAATTCTTGTGATAGATACGGATGTCACCCGCAACAAAACGGACGAGAGAAATTTCTTGATTCACTTTGTCACCAAGACGATCATGAATCGACTGGATACGGTTATCAAATTTCTCCAGAACTTGCTGACCCTTTTCTTGTTTATTCAGTGCTTTAGCATACTGTTTAAAATTAATTTTCCAATTGCCGCGAAGCGTTTCTGAAAATACCGTTGGAGCGATGGCACTCAATTTATCGTAAATTTTTTCTTGACGCATTTTATTGCCGATAATTAAGTCAGGATTCAGTTTAGCAATAGTATCAAGACTGACCTCTGATTCCGTACCGACAACCTTGACACCGTCCATCTGCTTCTTGATATGATCGTACCATGGATCACCTAACCACGATTTAACAGCGCCGACCGGTTTGACGCCCATAGCTAAAAGCGCTTCGGTTCCTTCGTTCGTCAAAACAACCACACGTTTCGGATCCGCCGGCACCTCTGATGTGCCCATAGCATGGTCAACTTTAATGGTATTTTCCTTCGATGTCTTATCAGAGCTACTATTAGAATTAGAATCCGACTGATCACTTTCACCGCTGCCACACCCGGCCAGTACAGTCAAAGCAAGGATAAATACAGAAAACATCTGTAAAAATCGTTTCATGTTCGTTGTCCCCCTCATTATTTTTATGCAAATTGATAATGATTATCATTTCCACAATTGACTATATAATGATTTGATAACGGTGTCAATAAAATACTGAAAATAATTCTCAGTATCATTGACAATGATT from Tuberibacillus sp. Marseille-P3662 encodes:
- a CDS encoding ATP-binding protein, producing MLKRLLRVTLQTKILGLIISLILMMIISLTVIFAYMESKQIKEQKAQLALQTAKTVSLIPAVEQALRTNHPSDVIQPIVNHVQDEVGAAFIIIGNREGVRYSFTDTQEMSKSIKSGGYNRAIVFGANYNSTGPSPLGSSLKGTSPIYRQVGDAKKLVGVVTVGFLTKDIQQEIWTKMTTIGLFALVVLLFGIVGGVFLTKNIRKDTLGLEPHEIAALYRERGAILQSVKEGVVAVDEKGLITMINASACDTIGVEGDLSGKSIKQVIPNTRLYSVLENGTVDRNQEMILNDRVVIANRVPIIEKGRVVGAVSSFRDKTELRDMVNTLSEVKKYSEDLRAQTHEFKNKLYVLSGMLQLGHYQEAIDMIQVEAASQENQSQVIFNQIHDPNVQAILLGKISQASEKKIHFTIDRHSSLDVLPEHFDISKIITILGNLIDNAFEAVMVQEDRQVAFFTWDVGNDVVFEVADNGKGIPEHHISKIFRQGYSSKASDNRGYGLANVKEALDSLGGTIEVDNQQTGGAIFSVFIPINKNS
- a CDS encoding DUF3298 and DUF4163 domain-containing protein → MDHIHVQVQTQTYVVPERNINVQYPLIYGHVNPGVQQTINQTIMNTLNRLIHDDLTNPDLVELDGWYEIKTNERGILSLAMYAYAFTGGAHGMTTIQTLTFDVTSGKQYQLQDLFNPNSDYTKVLTDIINKQIQQRDIQMIVDSVPAPGNQSFYIADKCLVIYYQLYDLAPYVYGIPYFPISIYEIQDIIDENGPLGQMMGSF
- a CDS encoding ABC transporter substrate-binding protein, whose protein sequence is MKRFLQMFSVFILALTVLAGCGSGESDQSDSNSNSSSDKTSKENTIKVDHAMGTSEVPADPKRVVVLTNEGTEALLAMGVKPVGAVKSWLGDPWYDHIKKQMDGVKVVGTESEVSLDTIAKLNPDLIIGNKMRQEKIYDKLSAIAPTVFSETLRGNWKINFKQYAKALNKQEKGQQVLEKFDNRIQSIHDRLGDKVNQEISLVRFVAGDIRIYHKNSFAGVILDQIGFKRPENQRKDDLAQRHVTKELIPKMNGDKLFYFTYETGDGKANQVEDEWTNSKLWKNLEVVQEGDAHKVSDATWNTAGGVLAANEMLDDIEHFFNIEQK